A part of Parvivirga hydrogeniphila genomic DNA contains:
- a CDS encoding response regulator: protein MAGEHVLIVEDTELLRRIYHDRLAQEGYTVYTASDGLEAIQQMRAVPVDLVLLDLIMPRMGGLEVLETMKADPRLSGIPVVILTNLGEESSVERAIELGAVDYLIKNQAKPADVAAKIRLALDNLGGRSADTKSYKLLVRDRQADAECFVADARLPRRFWCPACEVELAIELLPQGDRPGWYDAHVICPMCGREF from the coding sequence ATGGCTGGCGAGCATGTTCTGATTGTCGAGGACACCGAGCTCCTACGGCGGATCTACCACGACCGCCTCGCTCAGGAGGGGTACACCGTCTACACGGCCTCAGACGGCCTGGAGGCCATCCAGCAGATGCGCGCGGTGCCCGTGGACCTCGTGCTCCTCGATCTCATCATGCCGCGCATGGGAGGGCTCGAAGTGCTCGAGACCATGAAGGCCGACCCGCGGCTGTCAGGCATCCCGGTCGTCATCCTCACGAACCTGGGCGAGGAGTCCTCGGTCGAGCGGGCCATCGAGCTCGGCGCGGTCGACTACCTCATCAAGAACCAGGCGAAGCCTGCCGATGTCGCCGCGAAGATCCGGCTTGCACTTGACAACCTCGGCGGACGCAGCGCCGACACGAAGTCGTACAAGCTCCTCGTCCGCGACCGCCAGGCCGATGCGGAATGCTTCGTTGCTGACGCACGACTGCCGCGCCGTTTCTGGTGTCCCGCGTGCGAGGTCGAGCTGGCCATCGAACTCCTTCCGCAAGGCGATCGGCCCGGCTGGTACGACGCGCACGTGATCTGCCCGATGTGCGGCCGCGAGTTCTAG